In one Hymenobacter sp. DG25B genomic region, the following are encoded:
- a CDS encoding aminotransferase class IV — translation MEVSSTPTAVLLYNGQLYSTDSFGLTLPNRGLQFNDGFFETLIWSNDGLRYRSQHLQRMQAAANALELELPTALVAEGALEWALRELVNALRLPEARLRVQVWRSGGGLYSPASNQVEWLATALPFELRESPVQRAGFAQRVRALYSPVSFCKGPQAVLYVLAAQERVRRELDELLLLDTAGHIAEASAAAVFWIRDGRLFTPALTTGCVAGVRRAHLLDLARAKHLYVHEVLAKPEELLQAEAVFTANVAAIRPLQQIDNTLFASDTHPLLQNLRQWEAAGY, via the coding sequence ATGGAAGTAAGCTCTACTCCTACTGCAGTCCTGCTTTATAACGGCCAGCTCTACTCAACAGATAGTTTTGGCCTGACCTTGCCCAACCGCGGCCTGCAGTTTAATGATGGCTTTTTTGAAACCCTGATCTGGTCGAACGACGGCTTGCGCTACCGCTCCCAGCACCTGCAGCGCATGCAGGCGGCCGCCAATGCGCTGGAGCTGGAGCTGCCCACGGCTTTGGTGGCCGAGGGTGCCCTGGAATGGGCCTTGCGGGAGTTGGTAAATGCCCTGCGCCTGCCCGAAGCCCGCCTGCGCGTGCAGGTTTGGCGCAGCGGCGGTGGTCTATATTCACCAGCTTCCAACCAAGTGGAATGGCTGGCTACGGCCCTGCCTTTTGAGCTGCGGGAGTCGCCGGTGCAGCGGGCGGGGTTTGCGCAGCGCGTGCGGGCATTGTATTCGCCGGTGTCTTTCTGCAAGGGCCCACAGGCGGTGCTGTATGTGCTGGCGGCCCAGGAACGGGTGCGGCGCGAGCTGGACGAGCTGCTGCTGCTGGACACTGCCGGCCATATAGCCGAAGCAAGCGCTGCCGCCGTGTTCTGGATTCGGGATGGGCGCTTGTTTACCCCGGCCCTGACAACGGGCTGTGTGGCGGGCGTACGCCGCGCCCATTTGTTGGACCTGGCGCGTGCCAAGCATTTGTACGTGCACGAGGTGCTGGCCAAGCCGGAAGAGCTGCTGCAGGCCGAAGCCGTATTTACGGCCAACGTGGCCGCCATCCGGCCCCTGCAGCAAATAGACAATACCCTTTTTGCCTCCGACACCCACCCGTTACTGCAGAACCTGCGTCAGTGGGAAGCCGCGGGTTACTAA
- a CDS encoding TlpA family protein disulfide reductase, translating to MKAILLAAIICLFSFSLSAQSKPVVGTKAPAFTLPDIQGRPTTLKSYAGKYVLLDFWGHWCNPCIRSFPALKALHLEYPRLALVGIAAEHAQDKALWIQAIRGNGVNWTQLCNLDGDEGQVMKDYSIMGFPTYVLLDRQGNILERTYDLAQIQLKLAALKDL from the coding sequence ATGAAAGCAATATTGCTCGCTGCAATAATCTGTCTATTCAGCTTCTCCCTCAGCGCCCAAAGCAAACCAGTGGTCGGCACCAAAGCCCCGGCTTTTACCCTTCCTGATATACAGGGCCGCCCCACTACTCTGAAATCTTACGCTGGAAAGTACGTGCTGCTGGATTTCTGGGGTCATTGGTGTAATCCCTGCATCAGATCATTTCCCGCTCTGAAAGCCCTGCATCTGGAATACCCTAGGCTGGCGCTGGTAGGCATTGCGGCCGAACATGCTCAGGACAAAGCGTTGTGGATACAGGCCATCAGAGGCAATGGCGTCAACTGGACGCAGCTATGCAATCTGGATGGTGATGAGGGCCAGGTGATGAAGGACTATAGCATCATGGGATTTCCCACCTATGTGCTGCTGGACCGGCAGGGAAATATTCTGGAGCGTACTTATGACCTCGCCCAGATACAACTAAAACTGGCCGCTTTAAAGGATTTATAA
- the dprA gene encoding DNA-processing protein DprA, translating to MSIVTPTDTLLHEVALTLFPGIGPQLTRQLMSYGGSAKNVLHLPPGKLRKIPGVGPATVAILTGAERTNALKQAEATLLKAEKDGVQLLFYTSKAYPSRLKTIADAPVLLYYQGTADLNQPKTIALVGTRQATDYGREQTERLVRGLVPHRPLVVSGLAYGIDIAAHRAALQEGLETVGVMATGLDVIYPHAHRKTAEKMREQGGLLTEFPFGTPPDKYNFPARNRIIAGMSDGTVVVEATRKGGALITAELALSYDKDVLAIPGPLNSLASEGCHELIKASKAALYSEPRDLEQLLNWDAALHLQGKFKAATVYDADNFTPEEYQVIEVLQAAPNREEHLDTLAWKAQLPIHQVASLLLSLEFGGVVKAMPGKRFGLL from the coding sequence ATGTCTATTGTTACCCCTACTGATACCCTGCTGCACGAAGTAGCCCTCACCCTTTTCCCCGGCATTGGTCCGCAGCTCACGCGGCAGCTGATGAGCTATGGTGGCTCGGCCAAGAACGTACTGCACCTGCCGCCGGGCAAGCTGCGCAAGATTCCGGGCGTGGGGCCCGCCACGGTGGCCATTCTCACCGGTGCGGAGCGCACCAATGCCTTAAAACAAGCCGAGGCCACGCTGCTTAAAGCCGAAAAAGACGGCGTGCAGCTGCTGTTCTACACCAGCAAAGCCTACCCCTCCCGCCTCAAAACCATTGCCGATGCGCCGGTGCTGCTCTACTATCAGGGCACCGCCGACCTCAACCAACCCAAAACCATTGCCCTGGTAGGCACCCGGCAGGCCACCGACTATGGCCGGGAGCAAACCGAGCGGCTGGTACGCGGCCTGGTGCCGCACCGCCCGTTGGTAGTAAGCGGCCTGGCTTACGGCATCGACATTGCCGCCCACCGCGCGGCCCTGCAGGAAGGCCTGGAAACCGTGGGCGTTATGGCTACCGGGCTGGACGTTATCTACCCGCACGCCCACCGCAAAACCGCCGAGAAAATGCGCGAGCAGGGCGGGCTGCTCACGGAATTTCCCTTCGGCACCCCACCCGATAAATACAACTTCCCGGCCCGCAACCGCATTATTGCGGGCATGTCGGATGGTACCGTAGTAGTAGAAGCCACCCGCAAAGGGGGCGCCCTTATCACCGCCGAGCTGGCCCTGAGCTACGATAAGGACGTGCTGGCCATTCCCGGACCGCTAAATTCGCTGGCTTCCGAAGGCTGCCACGAGCTCATCAAAGCCAGCAAAGCCGCCCTGTACTCCGAGCCCCGGGATTTAGAGCAGCTCCTGAACTGGGATGCCGCGCTGCACCTGCAGGGCAAGTTTAAAGCAGCAACCGTTTATGACGCCGACAATTTTACCCCGGAAGAATACCAGGTAATTGAAGTTTTGCAGGCCGCTCCCAACCGCGAGGAGCACCTGGATACGCTGGCCTGGAAAGCGCAACTACCTATCCATCAGGTAGCCTCCCTGCTGCTGAGCCTGGAGTTTGGCGGCGTGGTGAAGGCTATGCCCGGAAAACGTTTTGGATTACTATAG
- a CDS encoding MerR family transcriptional regulator: MPYKERDIEKQYFTIGEVAQQFNVAPSLIRFWETEFDELRPRKSKKGNRLYTPQDIDIFRTIYHLVKERGYTIPGARDMLRQKGPQLKEKIDVIQSLEKIRGFLVKMKKEVDAAGKAE; encoded by the coding sequence ATGCCCTATAAAGAGCGCGACATCGAGAAGCAATATTTCACCATTGGCGAAGTAGCCCAGCAATTCAACGTGGCTCCCTCGCTGATTCGCTTCTGGGAGACGGAGTTTGACGAGCTGCGCCCCCGCAAAAGCAAGAAAGGCAACCGCCTGTATACCCCGCAGGACATTGATATTTTTCGCACCATTTACCACCTGGTAAAGGAGCGCGGCTACACTATTCCCGGCGCCCGCGACATGCTCCGCCAGAAAGGCCCCCAGCTAAAAGAGAAAATCGACGTGATTCAAAGCCTGGAGAAAATCCGCGGCTTCTTAGTGAAGATGAAAAAGGAAGTGGACGCGGCGGGGAAGGCGGAGTAG
- a CDS encoding efflux RND transporter permease subunit, with amino-acid sequence MPLRKLAHLTLLALALLTALAVFFVAQLRFNYNFNDFYPAGDPDLDYYLKYSERFGNDNDYVLLGLEAPAGQTVFDARFLTKVDTLTRFIQARRHVTHVSSPTTLTNPVVEGLGVFNIPYLHPQEPSRRAQDSTLLYQTPGIVGNLISRDARALTILFQTSPNLSKPPGDSLLAAVRWELQRQGFADSQVHLAGKMVAQSVFVDRLQNELMVFMSLSVLLVTGLLWLTFRTWWGVVLPLVVVLGAILWGLGLMSACGISIDLMTALLPVMLFVVGMSDTIHIITRYVTELGYGASKRDSLFIALKESGFGSGLSALTTSIGFFTLMTSTIRPIYNFGLFTGISVLLTFVLSFTLLPAMLVLLRKPQLRIPRQEGHSWDGVLGRLFRTVLARRHWVVAISALILLGSVAPASRIRINSALLDDLSQNDPVKLDFVFFEKQFAGVRPFELDLKPAAGGSIYDLAVLRQTEKIENYLQRHYGLNFVASPVTIIKSVRKALNGGQLPEYRLPDSEAELQRLVRKVKLFRKKPEFRALALPDGTEGRLTGRMPDVGSIKADALNADLRRFLRTQVDSTVLQTRLTGSANLIDKNNENLTLNMITGMTIDIVMVTLIVLALFRSLRMTLVVLIPNLVPILIVAGVMGLAGVNMKVSTSIIFTIAFGIAVDDTIHFISKLKLVLLKEKSLFKAVRKTYLMAGKAVIVTSLILVGGFSTLIFSSFDGTFYVGLLISLTLLFGVVAELTLLPILILYFYRHKPKEIRQPVPVLGG; translated from the coding sequence ATGCCGCTTCGCAAACTCGCTCATCTTACCCTGCTGGCCCTGGCCCTGCTCACTGCCCTGGCGGTGTTCTTTGTGGCCCAGCTGCGCTTCAACTATAATTTCAACGACTTCTACCCCGCCGGTGACCCCGACCTGGACTACTACCTGAAGTATTCCGAGCGTTTCGGCAACGATAACGACTACGTGCTGCTGGGCCTGGAGGCGCCCGCTGGCCAAACCGTTTTTGACGCCCGCTTCCTCACCAAAGTCGATACGCTGACGCGCTTTATTCAGGCCCGGCGGCACGTGACGCACGTTTCCTCGCCCACCACGCTCACCAACCCCGTGGTAGAAGGCCTGGGCGTGTTCAACATTCCGTACCTGCACCCCCAAGAGCCCAGCCGTCGCGCTCAGGATTCCACCCTGCTCTATCAAACCCCGGGCATTGTGGGCAACCTGATTTCCCGGGATGCGCGGGCCCTTACCATCCTGTTCCAGACCTCGCCCAACCTCAGCAAGCCGCCCGGCGACTCCCTGCTGGCCGCCGTGCGCTGGGAGCTGCAGCGCCAGGGCTTTGCCGATAGCCAGGTGCACCTGGCCGGCAAAATGGTGGCGCAGTCGGTGTTTGTGGACCGGCTGCAGAACGAGCTTATGGTGTTTATGAGCCTTTCCGTGCTGCTGGTGACGGGGTTGCTCTGGCTTACCTTCCGCACGTGGTGGGGCGTGGTGCTGCCGCTGGTGGTGGTGTTGGGCGCTATTCTCTGGGGCCTGGGGCTGATGAGTGCCTGCGGCATAAGCATTGACCTGATGACGGCCCTGCTGCCGGTGATGCTGTTTGTGGTGGGCATGTCGGATACCATTCACATCATTACGCGCTATGTCACGGAGCTGGGCTACGGGGCCAGCAAGCGGGACTCCCTGTTCATTGCCCTCAAGGAATCGGGGTTTGGCTCCGGGCTTTCGGCCCTGACTACCAGCATTGGTTTTTTCACGCTGATGACCAGCACCATCCGGCCCATTTACAACTTCGGGCTGTTTACGGGTATTTCCGTGCTGCTCACGTTTGTGCTGAGCTTTACGCTGCTACCCGCCATGCTGGTGCTGCTGCGCAAGCCCCAGCTGCGCATACCGCGCCAGGAAGGCCACAGCTGGGACGGGGTGCTGGGCCGCCTGTTCCGCACGGTGCTGGCCCGCCGCCATTGGGTGGTAGCCATCAGCGCCCTGATATTGCTGGGGTCGGTAGCGCCGGCCTCCCGCATCCGCATCAACTCGGCGCTGCTGGACGATTTGTCCCAGAACGACCCGGTGAAGCTGGATTTCGTGTTTTTTGAAAAGCAGTTTGCCGGCGTGCGGCCGTTTGAGCTGGATCTGAAGCCCGCCGCCGGGGGCAGCATCTATGATCTGGCCGTTTTGCGGCAGACGGAGAAAATAGAAAACTACCTGCAGCGCCACTACGGGCTCAATTTCGTGGCCTCCCCGGTTACCATCATTAAGTCAGTGCGCAAGGCTCTGAACGGTGGCCAGCTGCCGGAATACCGCTTGCCCGATTCGGAGGCGGAGCTGCAGCGGCTGGTGCGCAAGGTGAAGCTCTTCCGCAAGAAGCCGGAGTTCCGGGCTCTGGCCCTCCCCGATGGCACCGAAGGCCGCCTCACCGGCCGCATGCCCGATGTGGGCAGCATAAAAGCCGATGCCCTGAACGCCGACCTGCGCCGCTTCCTGCGCACCCAGGTAGACAGCACCGTGCTGCAAACCCGCCTCACCGGCTCGGCCAATCTCATCGACAAAAACAACGAAAACCTGACGCTCAACATGATTACCGGCATGACCATCGATATTGTGATGGTCACGCTGATTGTGCTGGCGCTGTTCCGCAGCCTGCGCATGACGCTGGTGGTACTCATCCCCAACCTGGTACCCATTCTCATTGTGGCCGGCGTCATGGGCCTGGCTGGCGTGAACATGAAGGTGAGTACCAGCATCATCTTCACTATTGCTTTCGGTATTGCTGTGGATGATACTATTCACTTCATCAGCAAGCTTAAGCTGGTATTGCTGAAGGAGAAAAGCCTGTTTAAAGCCGTCCGTAAAACCTACCTCATGGCGGGCAAAGCCGTTATCGTTACTTCTCTCATCCTGGTAGGTGGCTTCTCCACGCTCATTTTCTCTTCTTTCGATGGCACTTTCTATGTGGGCCTACTCATTAGCCTCACGCTGCTGTTTGGGGTGGTAGCCGAGCTGACCTTGTTACCCATTCTGATTCTGTATTTCTACCGCCACAAGCCCAAGGAAATCCGCCAGCCCGTGCCGGTGCTTGGCGGGTAG
- the mgrA gene encoding L-glyceraldehyde 3-phosphate reductase: protein MPYQPNPSRYSSMIYRRCGRSGLKLPAVSLGLWHNFGDVDVLSNFRAILHRAFDSGVTHFDLANNYGPPPGSAETNFGRILKEDFRGYRDELIISTKAGYHMWEGPYGEWGSRKYLISSLDQSLKRMKLEYVDIFYSHRPDPETPLEETMRALDHVVRQGKALYVGISNYQTEEAAEAIRLLQEMGTPCLIHQPKYSMFERWVEGSLLDLLGEAGVGCIPFSPLAQGLLTNKYLHGIPEDSRVAKGVGFLTETQLTTERLAQVQQLNSLAQKRGQSLAQMALSWILRDERVTSVLIGASKPDQLSDSLRCLDNLQFSADELNQIEEILQEK from the coding sequence ATGCCCTATCAACCCAACCCTAGCCGCTATTCTTCCATGATTTACCGCCGCTGCGGCCGCAGCGGCCTGAAACTGCCGGCCGTGTCCCTGGGGCTGTGGCACAACTTCGGCGACGTGGACGTGCTCAGTAATTTCCGCGCCATTCTGCACCGGGCATTCGATAGCGGCGTCACGCACTTTGATCTGGCCAACAACTATGGCCCGCCTCCCGGCTCGGCCGAAACCAACTTCGGGCGCATTCTGAAAGAAGACTTTCGCGGCTACCGCGACGAGCTGATTATCTCCACCAAAGCCGGCTACCACATGTGGGAAGGGCCCTACGGCGAATGGGGTTCCCGCAAATACCTCATTTCCAGCCTCGACCAGAGCCTCAAGCGCATGAAGCTGGAATACGTGGACATCTTCTATTCCCACCGCCCCGACCCCGAAACGCCCCTGGAAGAAACCATGCGCGCCCTGGACCACGTGGTGCGCCAGGGCAAGGCGCTGTACGTGGGTATTTCCAACTATCAAACGGAAGAAGCCGCCGAGGCCATCCGGCTGCTGCAGGAAATGGGCACGCCCTGCCTCATCCATCAGCCCAAATACTCCATGTTTGAGCGGTGGGTGGAAGGCAGCCTGCTGGATTTGCTGGGCGAAGCCGGCGTGGGCTGCATTCCCTTTTCGCCGCTGGCCCAGGGCCTGCTCACCAATAAATACCTGCATGGCATTCCCGAGGATTCCCGGGTGGCGAAAGGAGTAGGCTTCCTCACCGAAACCCAACTTACGACGGAGCGCCTGGCGCAGGTGCAGCAGCTGAACAGCCTGGCCCAGAAGCGCGGCCAAAGCCTGGCTCAAATGGCCCTTTCCTGGATTCTGCGGGATGAGCGGGTAACTTCCGTCCTCATCGGCGCCAGCAAACCTGATCAGCTTTCCGATTCTCTGCGCTGCCTGGATAACCTGCAGTTCAGCGCGGATGAACTGAATCAGATAGAAGAGATTTTGCAGGAGAAATAA
- a CDS encoding thymidylate synthase translates to MRQYQALLQHILDHGTQKTDRTGTGTLSVFGYQMRFNLQEGFPLVTTKKVHLKSIIHELLWFLRGDTNNNSLEEVGVSIWREWANADGSLGPIYGKQWRSWEAPDGQSIDQIAQMVHLLHTQPDSRRMVVSAWNVAELPLMRLTPCHALFQFYVADGKLSCQLYQRSADVFLGVPFNIASYALLTLMMAQVTGLEPGEFIWTGGDTHLYSNHLEQARLQLTREPRPLPQMRLNPDITDIFGFQYEDFQLENYNPHPAIKAPVAV, encoded by the coding sequence ATGCGCCAGTACCAAGCCCTCCTTCAGCACATCCTCGACCACGGCACCCAGAAAACCGACCGTACCGGCACCGGCACGCTCTCCGTGTTTGGCTACCAGATGCGCTTTAACCTGCAGGAAGGCTTCCCCCTGGTCACCACCAAAAAGGTGCACCTCAAAAGCATTATCCACGAGCTGCTGTGGTTTTTGCGCGGCGATACCAACAACAACTCCCTGGAAGAAGTAGGGGTGAGCATCTGGCGGGAGTGGGCCAATGCCGACGGCAGCCTGGGCCCCATCTACGGCAAGCAATGGCGCAGCTGGGAGGCCCCCGATGGCCAGAGCATCGACCAGATTGCGCAGATGGTGCACCTGCTCCACACCCAGCCCGACTCGCGCCGCATGGTAGTATCGGCCTGGAACGTGGCCGAGCTGCCGCTCATGCGCCTCACGCCCTGCCACGCCTTATTCCAATTTTACGTGGCCGATGGCAAGCTGTCCTGCCAGCTTTACCAGCGCTCCGCCGATGTATTCCTGGGCGTGCCCTTCAATATTGCCAGCTACGCCCTGCTCACGCTCATGATGGCGCAGGTAACCGGCCTGGAGCCCGGCGAATTTATCTGGACCGGCGGCGACACCCACCTCTACAGCAATCACCTGGAGCAGGCCCGTCTGCAGCTCACCCGCGAGCCGCGCCCCTTACCACAAATGCGCCTCAACCCGGACATAACCGATATTTTCGGGTTCCAATACGAGGATTTTCAGCTGGAAAACTACAACCCGCATCCCGCTATAAAAGCGCCGGTAGCGGTGTAG